Proteins from a single region of Streptomyces sp. HUAS 15-9:
- a CDS encoding PTS transporter subunit EIIC: MSAGSSAEGTVGSARARWNALFQGLQKMGRSLQLPIAVLPAAGILNRLGQPDVFGKDGLGWTAVSKVMTGAGGALLDGSLGLPLLFCVGVAIGMAKKADGSTALAAVAGFLVYYGVLHQFPQPCPEGSKQVSIGCQVSDGTVSTFTFQNPGVFGGIVLGLMAASLWVRYHRTRLVDWLGFFNGRRLVPILMAFAAIVFAALCLWVWPPIGGALESFSDWLSDLGAWGAGVFGVANRALLVVGLHQFLNVPIWFQFGSYTKPDGTVVHGDINMFLAGDPNAGQFTSGFFPIMMFALPAAALAITHCAKPHRRKEIGGLMLSVALTSFVTGITEPLEYSFLFVAPLLYVAHALLTGASMAVTWGLGVHDGFSFSAGLIDYVINWNLATKPWAIIPIGLCFAAVYYAVFRFAITKFDLKTPGREPEEEREDVTKL, from the coding sequence ATGAGTGCCGGAAGCAGCGCCGAAGGCACGGTCGGCTCCGCCCGCGCGCGCTGGAACGCCCTGTTCCAGGGCCTGCAGAAGATGGGCCGCAGTCTCCAGCTCCCCATCGCGGTGCTGCCGGCCGCCGGCATCCTCAACCGGCTCGGCCAGCCCGATGTGTTCGGCAAGGACGGTCTGGGCTGGACCGCCGTCTCGAAGGTGATGACGGGCGCGGGCGGCGCGCTGCTCGACGGCTCGCTCGGTCTTCCGCTGCTGTTCTGCGTCGGCGTCGCCATCGGCATGGCGAAGAAGGCGGACGGCTCGACCGCGCTGGCGGCGGTCGCGGGCTTCCTCGTCTACTACGGGGTGCTGCACCAGTTCCCCCAGCCCTGCCCGGAGGGCTCGAAGCAGGTCTCCATCGGCTGCCAGGTGTCCGACGGGACGGTGTCGACCTTCACCTTCCAGAACCCCGGGGTCTTCGGCGGCATCGTCCTCGGTCTGATGGCGGCGTCCCTCTGGGTCCGCTACCACCGCACCCGACTGGTGGACTGGCTGGGCTTCTTCAACGGGCGCCGGCTCGTGCCGATCCTCATGGCGTTCGCCGCCATCGTCTTCGCGGCGCTGTGCCTGTGGGTCTGGCCGCCGATCGGCGGCGCGCTGGAGAGTTTCAGCGACTGGCTGAGCGACTTGGGCGCGTGGGGTGCGGGGGTCTTCGGTGTGGCGAACCGGGCGCTGCTGGTCGTGGGGCTGCACCAGTTCCTGAACGTGCCCATCTGGTTCCAGTTCGGCAGCTACACCAAGCCCGACGGGACGGTCGTGCACGGCGACATCAACATGTTCCTGGCGGGCGACCCGAACGCGGGCCAGTTCACCTCGGGCTTCTTCCCGATCATGATGTTCGCGCTGCCGGCCGCCGCGCTGGCGATCACCCACTGCGCCAAGCCGCACCGCCGCAAGGAGATCGGCGGGCTGATGCTCTCGGTGGCGCTGACCTCGTTCGTCACCGGCATCACCGAGCCCCTCGAGTACTCGTTCCTCTTCGTGGCGCCCCTTCTGTATGTGGCGCACGCGCTGCTCACCGGTGCGTCGATGGCGGTGACCTGGGGGCTCGGGGTGCACGACGGCTTCAGCTTCTCCGCGGGCCTCATCGACTACGTCATCAACTGGAACCTGGCCACCAAGCCGTGGGCCATCATCCCGATCGGCCTGTGCTTCGCAGCGGTGTACTACGCGGTCTTCCGCTTCGCGATCACGAAGTTCGACCTGAAGACACCGGGACGGGAGCCGGAGGAAGAACGCGAGGACGTCACGAAGCTCTAG
- a CDS encoding ABC transporter permease yields the protein MGAGRLYGAVAAGGFRRYATYRAATAAGVFTNTVFGLILVYTYLALWDEKPHLGGYDQAQAITYVWVGQALLSTLAIGGGGVEDELMERIRTGDIAIDLYRPADLQLWWLSADLGRALFQLMGRGVIPFVFGALFFPVALPSDAGTWAAFLVAVLLAMLVGFGIRFLVGLSAFWLLDGTGVAHAAWITGFFCSGMVLPLNVFPGAIGDVVRTLPWSSLLQAPADVLLGQADPWGVFLFQAAWAAALLALGRLVQSTATRRVVVQGG from the coding sequence GTGGGCGCGGGACGGTTGTACGGGGCCGTCGCTGCGGGGGGTTTCAGACGGTACGCGACGTATCGGGCGGCCACTGCGGCAGGGGTGTTCACCAACACGGTCTTCGGCCTGATCCTCGTCTACACCTATCTCGCCCTGTGGGACGAGAAACCCCACCTGGGAGGCTATGACCAGGCGCAGGCGATCACCTACGTGTGGGTGGGCCAGGCGCTGCTGTCGACGCTCGCGATCGGGGGTGGCGGTGTCGAGGACGAGCTCATGGAACGCATTCGTACGGGTGACATCGCGATCGACCTGTACCGCCCCGCCGACCTGCAACTGTGGTGGCTGTCCGCGGACTTGGGCAGGGCCCTGTTCCAGCTCATGGGCCGGGGAGTGATCCCCTTCGTCTTCGGCGCGCTGTTCTTCCCGGTGGCGCTGCCCTCGGACGCGGGAACCTGGGCCGCCTTCCTCGTCGCCGTCCTGCTGGCGATGCTGGTCGGCTTCGGGATCCGCTTCCTGGTGGGGCTGAGCGCGTTCTGGCTGCTGGACGGCACCGGGGTGGCGCATGCGGCGTGGATCACGGGCTTCTTCTGCTCCGGGATGGTGCTGCCGCTGAACGTCTTCCCGGGCGCGATCGGCGACGTCGTACGGACCCTGCCCTGGTCCTCGCTGCTGCAGGCCCCGGCCGACGTACTGCTGGGGCAGGCCGATCCCTGGGGCGTCTTCCTCTTCCAGGCGGCCTGGGCGGCGGCGCTGCTCGCGCTGGGGCGGCTGGTGCAGTCGACGGCGACGCGGCGGGTGGTGGTGCAGGGTGGCTGA
- a CDS encoding transglycosylase domain-containing protein, translated as MPPETAGKGKKPKRPKRTGWRRIIPTWRMVLGTFFIGVLLIIGLFFLGYSMVKIPPANALATKQSNVYLYADGSQLARDGDINRENVTLAQISKDAQHAVLAAEDRDFYTESAIDPKAMIRAAWNTATGKGKQSGSTITQQYVKNYYLAQEQTVTRKAKEFFISIKLDRNKSKDDILEGYLNTSYFGRNAYGIQAAAQAYYGVDATDLDPARAAYLAALVNAPSEYDVVAHPENKSAAVARWNYVLDGMVTKGWLGESERAGMKFPMPKEQTVSTGLSGQRGYIVDAIKHYLTTNKIIDTDALEGGGYRITTTLQKDKQNAFVKAVNDQLMDKLDKKNRKVDNYVRAGGASVDPKTGKVVAMYGGVDYVKQYTNGATRGDFQVGSTFKPFVFTSAVQNASTTQDGQPITPNTYYDGTNQRPVQGWNGGTYAPENEDAKSYGQITARQATNLSVNSVYAQMAVDVGPAKVKKTAVDLGIPSDTKDLNPYPSIALGTATASVLDMAEAYATLANHGKHGTYTMIEKITKDGKDEVELPGDDTEQAVSREAADTTTSILRSVVQTGTATAAQNAGRPAAGKTGTAEEDTAAWFAGYTPDLATVVSVMGQDPVTAAHRPLYGVMGLPRINGGGAPTDIWAQYTKSALKGKPAAEFDLELQQGAEIQAPSSQAPTQPGTTGSQDNGGTTDGGQDQGQTQGQDNGGTTAPPTDGTTTGGTPTTGGDTTGGTTGGGTTTGGDATGGTADGGTTTGGTTGGTDGGTTGGTQGGTTGGTVAGPLGATRRW; from the coding sequence GTGCCCCCGGAGACCGCCGGCAAGGGCAAGAAGCCCAAGCGGCCCAAGCGGACCGGGTGGCGGCGGATCATTCCCACCTGGCGGATGGTGCTCGGTACCTTCTTCATCGGTGTGTTGCTGATCATCGGGCTGTTCTTCCTCGGCTACTCCATGGTGAAGATCCCGCCGGCCAACGCGCTCGCCACCAAGCAGAGCAACGTCTACCTGTACGCGGACGGCTCCCAACTGGCCCGTGACGGCGACATCAACCGGGAGAACGTCACCCTCGCGCAGATCTCCAAGGACGCCCAGCACGCCGTACTGGCCGCCGAGGACCGGGACTTCTACACCGAGTCGGCCATCGACCCCAAGGCGATGATCCGCGCGGCCTGGAACACCGCGACCGGCAAGGGCAAGCAGTCCGGCTCGACGATCACCCAGCAGTACGTGAAGAACTACTACCTGGCGCAGGAACAGACGGTCACCCGTAAGGCCAAGGAGTTCTTCATCTCGATCAAGCTGGACCGCAACAAGTCGAAGGACGACATCCTCGAGGGCTACCTCAACACCAGCTACTTCGGCCGCAACGCCTACGGCATCCAGGCCGCCGCCCAGGCCTACTACGGCGTGGACGCCACCGACCTGGACCCGGCCCGCGCCGCCTACCTCGCCGCGCTGGTCAACGCGCCCAGCGAGTACGACGTCGTCGCGCACCCGGAGAACAAGTCCGCGGCCGTGGCCCGCTGGAACTACGTCCTGGACGGCATGGTCACGAAGGGCTGGCTCGGCGAGTCCGAGCGGGCCGGCATGAAGTTCCCGATGCCGAAGGAGCAGACCGTCTCCACCGGCCTGTCGGGCCAGCGCGGCTACATCGTGGACGCGATCAAGCACTACCTCACCACGAACAAGATCATCGACACGGACGCCCTGGAGGGCGGCGGCTACCGCATCACCACGACCCTGCAGAAGGACAAGCAGAACGCCTTCGTCAAGGCGGTCAACGACCAGCTGATGGACAAGCTGGACAAGAAGAACCGCAAGGTCGACAACTACGTCCGCGCGGGCGGCGCCTCCGTCGACCCGAAGACCGGCAAGGTCGTCGCGATGTACGGCGGCGTCGACTACGTGAAGCAGTACACGAACGGCGCGACCCGGGGCGACTTCCAGGTCGGCTCCACGTTCAAGCCCTTCGTGTTCACCTCGGCGGTGCAGAACGCCTCCACCACCCAGGACGGCCAGCCGATCACGCCGAACACGTACTACGACGGCACCAACCAGCGGCCCGTACAGGGCTGGAACGGTGGCACGTACGCCCCCGAGAACGAGGACGCAAAGTCGTACGGGCAGATCACGGCGCGGCAGGCCACCAACCTCTCGGTCAACTCGGTGTACGCGCAGATGGCCGTCGACGTGGGCCCCGCCAAGGTGAAGAAGACCGCGGTCGACCTCGGTATCCCGTCCGACACCAAGGACCTGAACCCCTACCCGTCCATCGCCCTCGGCACCGCCACCGCGAGCGTGCTCGACATGGCGGAGGCGTACGCCACGCTCGCCAACCACGGCAAGCACGGCACGTACACGATGATCGAGAAGATCACCAAGGACGGCAAGGACGAGGTCGAGCTGCCCGGGGACGACACCGAGCAGGCCGTCAGCCGTGAGGCCGCCGACACCACGACGTCGATCCTGCGGAGCGTGGTCCAGACGGGCACCGCGACCGCCGCGCAGAACGCCGGCCGCCCCGCGGCGGGCAAGACCGGCACCGCGGAGGAGGACACGGCGGCCTGGTTCGCGGGCTACACGCCCGATCTGGCCACGGTCGTCTCCGTGATGGGCCAGGACCCGGTGACGGCCGCCCACAGGCCGCTGTACGGCGTGATGGGCCTGCCGCGCATCAACGGCGGCGGGGCGCCCACCGACATCTGGGCCCAGTACACGAAGAGCGCCCTGAAGGGGAAGCCCGCCGCCGAGTTCGACCTCGAACTGCAGCAGGGCGCCGAGATCCAGGCCCCGAGCTCACAGGCCCCGACCCAGCCCGGCACCACGGGCAGCCAGGACAACGGCGGCACGACCGACGGCGGTCAGGACCAGGGGCAGACCCAGGGCCAGGACAACGGCGGCACGACCGCGCCCCCCACGGACGGGACGACCACCGGCGGCACCCCCACGACCGGCGGCGACACGACCGGAGGCACGACCGGCGGCGGGACCACCACCGGCGGCGATGCGACGGGAGGCACGGCCGACGGCGGCACCACCACCGGAGGGACCACCGGCGGCACGGACGGGGGCACGACCGGGGGAACCCAGGGAGGTACCACGGGCGGCACCGTCGCGGGCCCGCTGGGCGCTACTAGGAGATGGTGA
- the rdgB gene encoding RdgB/HAM1 family non-canonical purine NTP pyrophosphatase: MTRLILATRNAGKITELRSILADAGLPHELVGADAFPEIPDVPETGVTFAENALLKAHALARATGLPAVADDSGLCVDVLGGAPGIFSARWAGNHGDDKANLDLLLAQLSDIADEHRGAHFACAAAIALPDGTERVVEGRLTGTLRHAPSGTNGFGYDPILQPEGESRTCAELSPEEKNAISHRGKAFRALVPVVRELLGR; this comes from the coding sequence ATGACCCGCTTGATCCTCGCCACCCGCAACGCCGGAAAGATCACCGAGCTCCGCTCGATCCTCGCCGACGCAGGCCTGCCGCACGAGCTGGTCGGCGCCGACGCGTTCCCCGAGATCCCCGATGTCCCGGAAACGGGCGTGACGTTCGCCGAGAACGCCCTCCTCAAGGCACACGCCCTGGCCCGGGCCACCGGCCTGCCGGCGGTGGCCGACGACTCCGGCCTCTGCGTGGACGTCCTGGGCGGAGCCCCCGGCATCTTCTCCGCCCGCTGGGCGGGCAACCACGGCGACGACAAGGCCAATCTGGACCTTCTGCTGGCCCAGCTCTCGGACATCGCCGACGAACACCGCGGCGCCCACTTCGCCTGCGCGGCGGCTATCGCGCTGCCGGACGGGACGGAGCGGGTGGTCGAGGGCCGGTTGACCGGCACCCTGCGCCACGCGCCCAGCGGCACCAACGGCTTCGGATACGACCCGATTCTCCAGCCGGAGGGGGAGTCGCGGACGTGCGCCGAGCTGAGCCCCGAGGAGAAGAACGCGATCAGCCATCGGGGCAAGGCGTTCCGCGCCCTGGTGCCCGTCGTAAGGGAGTTGCTCGGTCGGTAA
- the rph gene encoding ribonuclease PH — protein MSRIDGRTPDQLRPVTIERGWSKHAEGSVLVSFGDTKVFCTASVTEGVPRWRKGSGEGWVTAEYAMLPRATNTRGDRESVKGRIGGRTHEISRLIGRSLRAVIDYKALGENTIVLDCDVLQADGGTRTAAITGAYVALADAVTWAQGKKLIKAGRQPLTGTVSAVSVGIVGGVPLLDLCYDEDVKAETDMNVVCTGDGRFVEVQGTAEAEPFAREELDALLDLAVTGCTELSLLQRAALEATLEQK, from the coding sequence ATGTCTCGAATCGACGGCCGCACCCCCGATCAGCTCCGCCCGGTCACCATCGAACGTGGCTGGAGCAAGCACGCCGAGGGCTCCGTCCTCGTCTCCTTCGGCGACACCAAGGTCTTCTGCACCGCCTCGGTCACCGAAGGCGTCCCGCGCTGGCGCAAGGGCAGCGGCGAGGGCTGGGTCACCGCGGAGTACGCCATGCTGCCCCGCGCCACCAACACCCGCGGCGACCGCGAGTCCGTCAAGGGCCGGATCGGTGGGCGCACGCATGAGATCTCCCGCCTCATCGGCCGCTCCCTGCGGGCGGTCATCGACTACAAGGCCCTCGGCGAGAACACCATCGTCCTGGACTGCGACGTCCTCCAGGCCGACGGCGGCACGCGCACGGCGGCCATCACCGGCGCCTATGTGGCACTGGCCGACGCGGTCACCTGGGCCCAGGGCAAGAAGCTGATCAAGGCCGGCCGCCAGCCGCTGACCGGCACGGTCTCCGCGGTCTCGGTCGGCATCGTCGGCGGAGTCCCCCTCCTCGACCTGTGCTACGACGAGGACGTGAAGGCCGAGACCGACATGAACGTCGTCTGCACCGGCGACGGCCGCTTCGTCGAGGTCCAGGGCACCGCCGAGGCCGAGCCCTTCGCCCGCGAGGAGCTCGACGCCCTGCTCGACCTGGCCGTGACCGGCTGCACGGAGCTCTCCCTCCTCCAGCGCGCGGCACTGGAAGCGACGCTGGAACAGAAGTAA
- a CDS encoding DMT family transporter has protein sequence MAWVLLVVAGLLEVGWSVGMKYTDGFTRPVPGVLTGAGIVASMLLLSYAARSLPIGTAYGVWVGIGAAGAAVLGMVVLGEPATAARIFFVCLLLVAVVGLKATSGH, from the coding sequence ATGGCCTGGGTCCTGCTCGTCGTCGCCGGTCTGCTCGAGGTCGGCTGGTCGGTCGGAATGAAGTACACCGACGGCTTCACCCGGCCCGTCCCCGGTGTCCTCACCGGCGCGGGCATCGTCGCCAGCATGCTGCTGCTGTCCTACGCCGCCCGGTCCCTGCCCATCGGTACCGCCTACGGCGTGTGGGTGGGCATCGGGGCCGCCGGTGCGGCGGTGCTCGGCATGGTGGTGCTGGGGGAGCCGGCGACCGCCGCCCGGATCTTCTTCGTGTGTCTGCTGCTGGTCGCCGTGGTGGGGCTGAAGGCGACCTCCGGTCACTGA
- a CDS encoding PTS glucose/sucrose transporter subunit IIB yields MATKAEKIVAGLGGIDNIEEIEGCITRLRTEVSDPSLVDEAALKAAGAHGVVKMGTAIQVVIGTDADPIAAEIEDMM; encoded by the coding sequence ATGGCCACCAAGGCTGAGAAGATCGTCGCCGGGCTCGGCGGCATCGACAACATCGAGGAGATCGAGGGCTGCATCACCCGCCTGCGGACCGAGGTCTCCGACCCCTCGCTGGTCGACGAGGCCGCCCTGAAGGCCGCCGGCGCCCACGGCGTCGTCAAGATGGGCACGGCCATCCAGGTCGTCATCGGCACCGACGCCGACCCGATCGCCGCGGAGATCGAAGACATGATGTGA
- a CDS encoding GroES family chaperonin: protein MLHDRVLVRQDTSEGERRSGGGILIPATAAVGRRLAWAEVVAVGQNVRTVEPGDRVLYDPEDRAEVEVRGTAYVLMRERDLHAVAADRFEGSEDSTGLYL from the coding sequence ATGCTGCACGACCGCGTGCTCGTGCGGCAGGACACCAGTGAGGGCGAGCGGCGGTCGGGCGGCGGCATCCTGATCCCCGCCACGGCGGCGGTCGGGCGGCGGCTGGCCTGGGCCGAGGTGGTGGCGGTCGGGCAGAACGTACGGACGGTGGAGCCGGGCGACCGCGTCCTGTACGACCCGGAGGACCGGGCCGAGGTCGAGGTGCGCGGCACCGCGTACGTGCTCATGCGGGAACGCGATCTGCACGCCGTGGCGGCGGACCGGTTCGAGGGGTCGGAGGACTCCACGGGTCTGTATCTCTGA
- the bcp gene encoding thioredoxin-dependent thiol peroxidase, whose translation MSERLQPGDVAPDFTLPDADGNEVSLADHKGRKVIVYFYPAALTPGCTKQACDFTDNLEVLAGAGYDVIGISPDKPEKLAKFREKESLKVTLLADPDKQVLESYGAFGEKKLYGKTVVGVIRSTVVVDEEGKVERALYNVKATGHVAKIIKDLGV comes from the coding sequence ATGAGCGAGCGACTCCAGCCCGGGGACGTGGCCCCCGACTTCACCCTGCCCGACGCCGACGGCAACGAGGTGTCCCTGGCCGACCACAAGGGCCGCAAGGTCATCGTGTACTTCTACCCGGCGGCCCTCACCCCCGGCTGCACCAAGCAGGCCTGCGACTTCACGGACAACCTCGAGGTCCTGGCGGGCGCGGGCTACGACGTGATCGGCATCTCCCCCGACAAGCCGGAGAAGCTGGCCAAGTTCCGCGAGAAGGAGTCCCTGAAGGTGACCCTCCTCGCCGACCCCGACAAGCAGGTCCTGGAGTCGTACGGCGCCTTCGGCGAGAAGAAGCTGTACGGCAAGACGGTCGTCGGTGTCATCCGCTCCACGGTCGTAGTCGACGAGGAGGGCAAGGTCGAACGCGCCCTCTACAACGTGAAGGCGACGGGCCACGTGGCAAAGATCATCAAGGATCTGGGCGTCTGA
- a CDS encoding PTS transporter subunit EIIC yields the protein MSTATASSAAPAKKRGSGLFQGLQKVGRSLQLPIAVLPAAGILLRLGQPDVFGKDGLGWNKVAAVFATAGDAVFSNLPLLFCVGIAIGFAKKADGSTALAALVGFLVYKNVLTAFPITEAKVTKGADVAATYNDPKVLGGILMGLIAAVTWQRFHRTKLPDWLGFFNGRRLVPILMAFIGTGVGVVFGLVWEPIGNVITDFGQWMTGLGAVGAGIFGAINRALLPVGMHQFVNTVAWQEIGSFKDSSGTVWHGDLPRFFHGDPTAGQFMTGFFPIMMFALPAAALAITHCARPERRKAVGGMMVSLALTSFVTGITEPIEFAFMFIAPVLYVIHALLTALSMAVTWSLGVHHGFSFSAGAIDYFLNWGLATKPWMIIPIGLVFAALYYSVFRFAITKWNLPTPGREPEEELEDLTKA from the coding sequence ATGAGCACCGCCACCGCGTCCTCGGCGGCTCCCGCAAAGAAGCGGGGATCAGGTCTGTTCCAGGGCCTGCAGAAGGTCGGCCGCAGTCTGCAGCTTCCGATCGCCGTGCTTCCGGCGGCGGGCATTCTGCTTCGGCTGGGCCAGCCCGATGTGTTCGGCAAGGACGGCCTCGGCTGGAACAAGGTCGCGGCGGTGTTCGCCACCGCCGGCGACGCCGTCTTCAGCAACCTGCCCCTGCTGTTCTGCGTGGGCATCGCCATCGGCTTCGCCAAGAAGGCCGACGGCTCCACGGCGCTGGCGGCCCTGGTCGGCTTCCTGGTCTACAAGAACGTGCTGACCGCGTTCCCGATCACCGAGGCGAAGGTCACCAAGGGCGCGGACGTCGCCGCCACCTACAACGACCCCAAGGTCCTCGGCGGCATCCTGATGGGCCTGATAGCCGCGGTCACCTGGCAGCGCTTCCACCGCACCAAGCTCCCCGACTGGCTGGGCTTCTTCAACGGCCGTCGGCTGGTCCCGATCCTGATGGCCTTCATCGGCACCGGCGTCGGTGTGGTCTTCGGTCTGGTCTGGGAGCCCATCGGCAACGTCATCACCGACTTCGGCCAGTGGATGACCGGCCTCGGCGCCGTCGGCGCGGGTATCTTCGGCGCCATCAACCGTGCGCTGCTGCCGGTCGGTATGCACCAGTTCGTCAACACGGTCGCCTGGCAGGAGATCGGCTCCTTCAAGGACTCCTCCGGCACCGTCTGGCACGGCGACCTGCCGCGCTTCTTCCACGGCGACCCGACCGCCGGCCAGTTCATGACGGGCTTCTTCCCGATCATGATGTTCGCCCTCCCGGCCGCCGCCCTGGCGATCACCCACTGCGCCCGCCCCGAGCGCCGCAAGGCCGTCGGCGGCATGATGGTCTCGCTCGCGCTGACCTCGTTCGTCACCGGCATCACCGAGCCGATCGAGTTCGCGTTCATGTTCATCGCCCCGGTGCTCTACGTCATCCACGCGCTGCTCACCGCCCTCTCGATGGCGGTCACCTGGTCCCTGGGCGTGCACCACGGCTTCAGCTTCTCGGCCGGCGCGATCGACTACTTCCTGAACTGGGGCCTGGCCACCAAGCCCTGGATGATCATCCCGATCGGCCTGGTCTTCGCCGCCCTCTACTATTCGGTCTTCCGCTTCGCCA
- a CDS encoding DUF3618 domain-containing protein, whose translation MAETSDTRTPAQIEADIKRRREVLAETLDEIGVRVHPKTIVGDAKAKVVANVDHTLGRAYVQVNRVVSEVRAQFVDEEGAPRVERIVPVALLAVGVVGLLAFGTRRRKS comes from the coding sequence GTGGCGGAGACGTCGGACACCAGAACCCCGGCGCAGATCGAGGCGGACATCAAGCGCCGTCGCGAGGTGCTGGCCGAGACGCTGGACGAGATCGGGGTGCGGGTGCATCCGAAGACGATCGTGGGCGACGCCAAGGCGAAGGTCGTCGCCAATGTCGACCACACCCTCGGCCGCGCCTACGTCCAGGTCAACCGCGTGGTGAGCGAGGTGCGGGCGCAGTTCGTGGACGAGGAGGGCGCGCCCCGGGTCGAGCGCATCGTGCCGGTCGCGCTCCTTGCCGTCGGGGTCGTGGGGCTGCTCGCATTCGGCACCCGGCGCCGCAAGAGCTGA